In the Solibacillus sp. FSL K6-1523 genome, one interval contains:
- a CDS encoding DUF2332 domain-containing protein, which produces MEKLAMIFNRFAEQEAEGSSPLYEYWSLNIAQDIELLTLIQLIPPNQPKPNLFFAAVQYLACEKQHHLARYYKNVTSSEFAQSFIHLKDFCQQYRGSLQDIFQMKLVQTNELNRAAYLYPIFHRIQTKHQKPLSLMEIGTSAGLLLNLDQYYYEISEGEMKHIYGNEKSKVRIVAENNGQSIGALSALNINHRIGIDLNIVDLQKEEDYWWMQALIWPEHKTRKQQLENVQALNSKVRKTLLEGDFLTFIPKMMEQQDHTTQLIIFHTHVANQFSNELKQQLLQMLSEVSYKQPIYHVYNNMYDNYVHVDYVRNGQTEVLKTLQTVDNHGKYFAWN; this is translated from the coding sequence ATGGAGAAATTGGCGATGATTTTTAACCGTTTTGCAGAACAGGAAGCGGAAGGTAGTAGTCCGTTGTATGAATATTGGAGTTTGAATATTGCGCAGGATATCGAATTATTAACGTTAATTCAATTGATCCCGCCAAATCAACCAAAACCAAACTTATTTTTCGCAGCTGTGCAATATTTGGCATGTGAAAAACAACATCATTTAGCCCGTTATTATAAAAATGTTACATCAAGCGAATTTGCTCAAAGCTTTATTCATTTAAAAGATTTTTGTCAGCAATATAGAGGTTCCTTACAGGATATTTTTCAAATGAAACTTGTCCAAACGAACGAGCTAAACCGTGCTGCCTATTTGTATCCAATCTTTCATAGGATTCAAACAAAGCATCAAAAGCCGTTATCACTTATGGAAATTGGTACGAGTGCAGGGTTATTACTTAATTTAGATCAATATTATTATGAAATTTCTGAAGGTGAAATGAAACATATTTATGGAAATGAAAAGAGTAAGGTGCGTATTGTAGCGGAAAATAATGGTCAATCTATTGGAGCGTTGAGTGCGCTAAATATTAATCATCGAATAGGTATTGATTTAAATATAGTAGATTTACAAAAAGAAGAAGATTATTGGTGGATGCAGGCGTTAATTTGGCCGGAACATAAAACGAGAAAACAGCAACTTGAAAATGTGCAAGCATTGAATAGCAAAGTGAGGAAAACATTGCTTGAAGGGGATTTTTTAACGTTCATACCGAAGATGATGGAGCAACAGGATCATACAACGCAATTAATCATTTTTCATACGCATGTTGCGAATCAATTTTCAAACGAGCTGAAACAACAACTGTTGCAAATGCTTAGTGAAGTCAGTTACAAGCAGCCTATTTATCATGTTTACAACAATATGTATGACAATTATGTACACGTCGACTATGTTCGTAATGGACAAACAGAAGTTTTAAAAACACTACAAACGGTTGATAATCATGGGAAATACTTTGCTTGGAATTGA
- a CDS encoding LysR family transcriptional regulator, with product MDIKWLKSFITAVETGNFRIAAEKLFISQPSITVHIKQLEESLNVQLFERHHTQIKLTSAGRFYYPLAVNIIKNIDESSRAVQLLSQQNKIQLAVALSPLLAETNLPQIIYQFSINFPQYEIDIIVEDSKYMDELILTSKVQLAICIGKSKVKRIHSEKISSSPLKLIYPIQSGKENTWHYNQLQELIEKYPLFSGHLEETSEAETLLKKEFPQLRKRATKQSHIIKQFVKDGLGMAFLPESIIDQDLKNGLFTSYHFTLFYLDTVDLYMRHFREDESLLPLLQAIREANME from the coding sequence ATGGACATCAAATGGTTAAAATCATTTATTACAGCAGTTGAAACAGGCAATTTTCGTATTGCTGCAGAGAAATTATTCATTTCACAACCAAGTATAACGGTCCATATTAAACAATTAGAGGAAAGCCTTAATGTCCAACTTTTTGAACGCCATCATACACAAATCAAACTTACTTCAGCAGGTCGCTTTTATTATCCGTTAGCTGTAAACATTATTAAAAATATAGATGAAAGTAGCCGAGCTGTGCAATTGCTTTCACAACAAAATAAAATACAGCTAGCAGTTGCCCTTTCTCCACTACTTGCAGAAACGAATTTACCACAAATTATTTATCAGTTTTCAATTAATTTCCCACAATATGAGATTGATATTATAGTTGAAGATTCAAAATATATGGATGAACTTATTCTGACTAGTAAAGTACAACTTGCAATTTGTATTGGGAAAAGTAAAGTTAAACGAATTCATTCTGAAAAAATTAGTTCAAGCCCGCTGAAATTAATCTACCCTATTCAATCAGGTAAAGAAAATACCTGGCATTACAATCAACTTCAAGAACTAATCGAAAAGTATCCACTATTTTCAGGACACTTAGAGGAAACTTCGGAGGCTGAAACATTACTTAAAAAGGAATTCCCTCAATTGCGTAAAAGAGCGACTAAGCAAAGTCATATCATTAAACAATTCGTGAAGGACGGGCTTGGGATGGCATTTTTACCCGAATCAATCATTGACCAAGATTTGAAGAATGGTTTATTTACAAGCTACCATTTTACATTATTTTATTTAGATACCGTAGATTTGTATATGCGCCATTTTCGCGAGGATGAAAGTTTATTACCATTATTACAAGCAATTCGTGAAGCAAACATGGAATAG
- a CDS encoding stalk domain-containing protein, whose translation MKKNKLLFIIIFSLMLLVVPIVVEVPSAKASGISINVNGSDIPSEDSPIIYNGTTLVPLSVLQDVLNISLSWDNTSKMLTAVKGDVLGVLKIDNPVANIKIGDEKNTLTLTQPPMIINNRVMAPVRFISELFGAEILWDATMQTIFIQTETSPSSESENPGENKNDVNSNGIKGDTGATGPQGDKGDKGDTGATGSQGSKGNKGDTGATGSQGSKGDKGDTGATGPKGEKGDSNATGSQGSKGDKGDTGATGSQGDKGDKGDTGAAGSQGDPGPVGPMGPQGPQGAPGPAGPMGPQGPQGDPGPAGGTNNANVGFSASSTTMDSGTISMNWNVQSPYYSSSDFDPATGIFTTPETGKYAIKATVNYKTHAAANISLGREIDPMFTVKLNGNTDLIMGYLPILDVNIALVLTMRTILSSATVTLVGDVELQAGDQVELYYEDDGLTLGFDADIVWSIHQLSTN comes from the coding sequence ATGAAAAAAAACAAGCTACTCTTTATCATCATTTTTAGTTTAATGCTATTAGTAGTTCCGATTGTAGTAGAGGTACCTTCTGCTAAAGCTTCCGGAATTTCTATTAATGTGAATGGAAGCGACATTCCGAGTGAAGATTCACCTATTATTTATAATGGGACAACACTTGTGCCTTTAAGTGTCCTCCAAGATGTACTTAACATCTCGCTAAGTTGGGATAATACCAGCAAAATGCTCACAGCTGTGAAAGGAGATGTATTAGGCGTACTGAAAATTGATAACCCAGTAGCCAACATTAAAATTGGGGATGAAAAAAATACTTTAACGCTTACTCAACCACCTATGATTATTAACAATCGTGTTATGGCACCCGTTCGTTTTATTAGTGAATTATTTGGTGCTGAAATTTTATGGGATGCAACGATGCAAACAATATTCATTCAAACTGAGACGTCCCCTTCCTCAGAGTCAGAAAATCCTGGCGAGAATAAAAACGATGTGAATTCAAATGGCATTAAAGGAGATACTGGAGCTACTGGGCCACAAGGAGATAAGGGGGACAAAGGTGACACTGGGGCTACTGGATCTCAAGGTTCTAAGGGCAATAAAGGTGACACTGGGGCTACTGGATCTCAAGGTTCTAAGGGCGATAAAGGTGACACTGGGGCTACTGGGCCTAAAGGTGAAAAAGGTGACTCTAACGCTACTGGATCTCAAGGTTCTAAGGGCGATAAAGGTGACACTGGAGCTACTGGGTCACAAGGAGATAAGGGGGACAAAGGTGACACTGGGGCTGCTGGATCTCAAGGTGACCCGGGTCCTGTTGGTCCCATGGGTCCACAAGGTCCTCAAGGCGCCCCGGGTCCTGCTGGTCCAATGGGTCCACAAGGTCCTCAAGGCGACCCAGGTCCTGCTGGTGGAACTAATAATGCGAATGTAGGGTTTTCTGCATCAAGTACTACTATGGATAGTGGCACTATATCTATGAATTGGAATGTACAGTCACCATATTATTCTAGCTCAGACTTCGATCCAGCTACAGGGATATTTACCACTCCAGAAACTGGAAAATATGCAATTAAAGCAACTGTTAACTATAAAACTCACGCTGCAGCAAATATTAGTTTAGGACGAGAAATTGACCCAATGTTTACAGTGAAACTTAATGGAAACACTGATTTGATTATGGGCTACCTACCTATACTTGATGTAAATATAGCACTGGTGTTAACTATGAGAACAATACTAAGTTCTGCTACAGTTACATTAGTCGGTGACGTAGAGTTACAAGCAGGTGATCAAGTTGAATTGTATTACGAAGATGACGGGTTAACTCTTGGCTTCGATGCGGATATCGTATGGTCAATTCATCAACTTTCCACTAACTAG
- the leuD gene encoding 3-isopropylmalate dehydratase small subunit, which produces MEPINIVNSVYAPLDRKNVDTDQIISKEFLKRIERTGFGEFVFYHWRFDKEGNPVEDFVLNKPQYKGAEILVAQDNFGCGSSREHAPWAILDYGFRVVIAPSFADIFYNNCFKNGILPIKLTEAECDDLLAKGLAEAQAIEVNLESQTVTTGCGQTYTFTIDPYYKEMLLNGWDEISLTFKYEEQIAEYEKNRIAY; this is translated from the coding sequence ATGGAACCAATTAATATCGTCAATAGCGTGTATGCGCCGCTTGACCGTAAAAATGTCGACACCGATCAAATTATTTCCAAAGAATTTTTAAAGCGCATTGAACGCACAGGATTTGGAGAGTTTGTCTTCTATCACTGGCGTTTTGATAAAGAGGGCAATCCAGTTGAGGATTTCGTATTAAATAAACCGCAATATAAAGGCGCGGAAATACTTGTTGCACAAGATAATTTTGGCTGTGGTTCTTCACGTGAACATGCACCATGGGCTATTTTAGACTATGGCTTCCGTGTAGTCATTGCACCGAGCTTTGCCGATATTTTCTACAATAACTGCTTCAAAAATGGGATTCTTCCTATTAAATTAACAGAGGCAGAATGCGATGATTTATTAGCAAAAGGGTTAGCAGAGGCGCAAGCAATTGAAGTGAATTTAGAGTCCCAAACGGTAACAACAGGCTGTGGTCAAACATATACATTTACAATTGATCCATATTATAAAGAAATGTTATTAAACGGCTGGGATGAAATTTCGCTAACGTTTAAGTATGAAGAGCAAATTGCCGAGTATGAGAAGAATCGGATTGCTTATTAA
- the leuC gene encoding 3-isopropylmalate dehydratase large subunit produces MGKNIIEKVWEQHVVHREEGKPDLLYIDLHLIHEVTSPQAFEGLRLAGRNVRRTDLCFATMDHNVPTKNLPTINDPIAKKQIMTLAENAKEFGIELADMGHPDQGIVHVIGPELGLTQPGKTIVCGDSHTATHGAFGAIAFGIGTSEVEHVLSTQTLWQIKPPTMEIRVNGDLGIGVTAKDIILAIIAKWGIGIGTGHIVEYTGEAIRNLSMEERMTICNMSIEAGAKAGLISPDETTVEFLRGRRHVPKGEQFEEAAKYWLSLASDADATYDVVLEIDAGDIEPIVTWGTNPAMGVGVSKTVPTAGDYDNEADKSALDKALEYMDLQAGQKITDIEIQHVFIGSCTNSRINDLRAAAEIVEGHTIATGVTGIVVPGSWSTKAQAEKEGLHKIFLEAGFEWRESGCSACLGMNEDVIPSGERCASTSNRNFEGRQGAGARTHLVSPAMAAAAAIHGRFVDVRQLQKQEA; encoded by the coding sequence ATGGGGAAAAATATAATTGAAAAAGTGTGGGAGCAGCATGTTGTGCATCGTGAAGAAGGAAAGCCAGATTTACTGTACATCGACCTCCATTTAATTCATGAAGTAACAAGTCCGCAAGCGTTTGAGGGACTGCGCCTTGCTGGACGAAATGTGCGTCGTACGGATTTATGTTTCGCGACGATGGATCATAACGTACCGACGAAAAACTTACCGACAATTAATGATCCAATTGCCAAAAAACAAATTATGACACTAGCGGAAAATGCCAAGGAATTTGGTATTGAACTAGCGGATATGGGTCATCCAGATCAAGGAATTGTACACGTAATCGGTCCAGAGCTTGGTTTAACACAGCCAGGTAAAACGATTGTGTGTGGGGATTCTCATACAGCGACACATGGTGCATTTGGTGCCATTGCCTTTGGGATTGGTACATCTGAAGTTGAGCACGTATTATCAACACAAACTTTATGGCAAATAAAACCGCCAACGATGGAAATCCGTGTAAATGGTGATTTAGGCATCGGTGTAACGGCGAAAGATATCATTTTAGCGATTATCGCAAAATGGGGAATCGGCATTGGCACAGGCCATATCGTGGAATATACAGGTGAGGCTATTCGCAACTTATCAATGGAAGAGCGTATGACGATTTGTAATATGTCGATTGAAGCAGGGGCAAAGGCAGGTTTAATTTCTCCAGACGAAACGACTGTAGAATTTTTACGTGGTCGCCGTCATGTTCCAAAAGGCGAACAGTTTGAAGAAGCGGCAAAATACTGGTTAAGCCTTGCATCAGATGCAGATGCAACGTATGATGTCGTGTTAGAAATTGATGCAGGGGATATCGAGCCAATCGTTACATGGGGAACAAACCCGGCAATGGGAGTTGGCGTATCTAAAACAGTGCCAACAGCTGGTGATTATGACAATGAAGCGGACAAATCAGCTTTAGATAAAGCACTTGAGTATATGGATTTACAAGCAGGTCAAAAAATTACCGACATTGAAATTCAACACGTATTCATCGGTTCTTGCACTAACTCTCGTATTAATGACTTACGTGCAGCCGCTGAAATCGTCGAAGGTCACACTATTGCAACAGGCGTAACAGGTATTGTTGTACCAGGCTCTTGGTCAACAAAGGCGCAGGCTGAAAAAGAAGGGTTACATAAAATCTTCTTAGAAGCAGGCTTTGAATGGCGCGAATCGGGATGTTCTGCTTGCCTCGGTATGAATGAAGATGTCATTCCATCAGGTGAACGTTGTGCGTCAACTTCAAATCGTAACTTTGAAGGACGACAAGGTGCGGGTGCGCGTACACACTTAGTATCACCAGCAATGGCAGCAGCAGCGGCAATTCATGGCCGTTTTGTAGACGTACGTCAATTACAAAAGCAAGAAGCGTAA
- the leuB gene encoding 3-isopropylmalate dehydrogenase has product MEKKITVLPGDGIGPEVVASAVKVLRVIGKRFNHEFHLDYALIGGAAIDQDNNPLPDETIAKCEASDAILLGAVGGPKWDNNPPELRPEKGLLKIRKHFDLFANLRPVKAIPSLLASSPLKREVAENVDLMIVRELTGGLYFGEPRNKTDLGAVDTCVYSRMEIERIVDNAFQLARLRRGKLCSVDKANVLDTSRLWREIVEEKKKQYPDVETEHNLVDSVAMKLITNPGHYDVVVTENLFGDILSDEASVITGSLGVLPSASIRGDNFGLYEPVHGSAPEIAGQGIANPAATILSVAMMLQYSFGLKEEAAEIERAVSAVFEDGYYTADLAQEGARVLSTEEFTEKVINEIDASFVSDSIMISYN; this is encoded by the coding sequence ATGGAAAAGAAAATTACAGTACTGCCTGGTGACGGCATCGGTCCCGAAGTTGTTGCAAGTGCAGTTAAAGTATTACGAGTAATTGGGAAGCGATTTAATCACGAATTTCATTTAGATTATGCGTTGATTGGTGGCGCAGCAATCGATCAGGATAATAATCCATTACCAGATGAAACGATTGCAAAATGTGAAGCAAGTGATGCCATTTTATTAGGTGCGGTAGGCGGACCGAAATGGGATAATAACCCACCAGAATTGCGTCCGGAAAAGGGCTTATTAAAAATTCGCAAGCACTTTGATTTATTTGCTAATTTACGTCCAGTCAAAGCCATCCCAAGTTTACTCGCTTCTTCTCCATTAAAACGTGAAGTCGCGGAAAATGTAGACTTAATGATCGTTCGTGAATTAACAGGAGGCTTATACTTCGGCGAACCGCGTAATAAAACAGATCTAGGTGCTGTTGATACATGTGTGTATTCCCGCATGGAAATCGAACGTATCGTAGACAATGCGTTTCAGCTAGCAAGACTACGCCGTGGCAAACTTTGCTCGGTAGATAAAGCCAATGTATTAGATACGTCTCGTTTATGGCGTGAAATTGTAGAAGAGAAGAAAAAGCAATACCCAGATGTAGAAACAGAACATAATTTAGTCGATTCCGTAGCGATGAAGCTCATTACGAATCCAGGTCATTATGACGTGGTCGTAACGGAAAACTTATTCGGCGATATTTTAAGTGACGAAGCATCTGTGATTACAGGTTCTCTAGGGGTACTACCTTCTGCATCGATTCGCGGTGATAATTTTGGACTATATGAGCCAGTGCACGGTTCAGCACCTGAAATTGCGGGGCAAGGCATTGCCAACCCAGCAGCGACAATTCTTTCTGTAGCAATGATGCTACAATATTCATTTGGTTTAAAAGAAGAAGCAGCTGAAATTGAACGTGCTGTAAGTGCTGTTTTTGAAGATGGTTACTATACAGCAGATCTTGCTCAAGAAGGCGCGCGTGTCCTTTCGACAGAAGAATTCACAGAAAAAGTAATCAACGAAATTGACGCAAGCTTTGTTTCAGATAGCATTATGATTTCATACAATTAA
- a CDS encoding 2-isopropylmalate synthase, protein MRKIDIFDTTLRDGEQSAGINLNTAEKIEIAKQLERLGVTIIEAGFPASSPGDFDAVNRIASTVKNSIVTGLARCVQKDIDTTWEAIKVAQQPHIHIFLATSPIHMEYKLKKTPEQVIEQAVEAVKYAKKFFPLVQWSAEDAFRSDREFLAKIIGEVIAAGATTVNIPDTVGYASPNEYGELFKYLRENARGADNVKFSAHCHDDLGMAVANSIAAIQNGADQVECTINGIGERAGNAALEEIGVAMHIRKDLYQVETGLNLKEIKRTSQMVSRLTNVVIQPNKAVVGKNAFAHESGIHQDGVLKNPETYEIISPALVGEDEVPLVLGKHSGRAAFRDRAQTMGFELSDEKLNKAFAEFKKLADRKKEITEEDLTTILTEQQVSIEDVALFELKSVQVQYGTENIPTATASVVTPEGDTKTLAATGSGSVEAIFNTLELLVNGKVNILDYRVKSVGKGRDALGEAVVNLKYNGYTSTGRDSAQDVLEASAKAYLNAINRQLIQQKVREEQLQVQ, encoded by the coding sequence ATGAGAAAAATTGACATTTTCGATACAACATTACGAGATGGCGAGCAATCAGCAGGTATTAATTTAAATACAGCTGAAAAAATCGAAATCGCAAAACAACTAGAGCGTTTAGGTGTCACAATAATCGAGGCGGGATTCCCTGCCTCATCTCCTGGTGATTTTGATGCGGTTAATCGGATTGCTAGCACGGTGAAAAATTCGATTGTAACGGGTCTTGCACGCTGTGTCCAAAAAGATATTGATACGACGTGGGAAGCGATTAAAGTTGCCCAGCAGCCGCATATACATATTTTCTTGGCAACGAGCCCGATTCATATGGAATATAAGCTGAAAAAAACACCTGAGCAAGTGATTGAACAAGCTGTGGAAGCGGTAAAATACGCGAAGAAATTTTTCCCGCTAGTACAATGGTCTGCAGAAGATGCTTTCCGATCAGATCGCGAATTTTTAGCGAAAATTATTGGCGAAGTGATTGCGGCCGGTGCAACAACGGTAAATATACCAGATACAGTTGGTTATGCATCACCAAATGAATATGGTGAACTATTCAAATATTTACGAGAAAATGCGCGGGGTGCTGATAATGTAAAATTTTCTGCTCACTGTCATGATGATTTGGGGATGGCAGTCGCCAATTCAATCGCAGCCATTCAAAACGGTGCCGATCAAGTGGAATGTACGATTAACGGAATCGGCGAACGTGCAGGAAATGCGGCATTAGAAGAAATCGGTGTTGCGATGCATATTCGTAAAGATTTATACCAAGTCGAAACAGGCTTAAATTTAAAGGAAATAAAACGCACATCCCAAATGGTGAGTCGCTTAACGAATGTTGTTATTCAACCGAATAAAGCGGTTGTCGGAAAAAATGCATTCGCGCATGAATCGGGCATCCATCAAGATGGCGTCTTAAAAAATCCGGAAACGTACGAAATTATTTCACCTGCATTAGTAGGGGAAGATGAAGTACCTTTAGTTTTAGGGAAACATTCAGGCCGTGCCGCTTTCCGTGACCGTGCACAAACAATGGGCTTTGAATTATCCGATGAAAAGCTAAATAAAGCATTCGCAGAGTTCAAAAAACTAGCGGATCGCAAAAAAGAAATTACCGAAGAAGATTTAACGACAATCTTAACAGAACAACAAGTTTCGATTGAAGATGTGGCATTATTTGAACTGAAAAGTGTCCAAGTGCAGTATGGTACAGAAAATATCCCAACAGCGACAGCATCCGTTGTTACGCCAGAGGGAGACACTAAAACACTTGCTGCAACGGGCTCTGGTTCAGTAGAAGCCATTTTTAATACGTTAGAACTGCTTGTTAATGGCAAGGTCAACATTTTAGACTACCGTGTAAAATCGGTTGGTAAAGGGCGCGATGCGTTAGGGGAAGCGGTAGTCAACTTGAAATACAATGGCTATACTTCAACAGGCCGTGATTCCGCACAAGACGTGTTAGAAGCCTCAGCCAAAGCCTATTTAAACGCTATTAACCGTCAACTCATTCAACAAAAAGTACGAGAAGAACAATTACAAGTTCAATAA
- the ilvC gene encoding ketol-acid reductoisomerase, whose translation MSKMYYESEINETVLKGKKIAIIGYGSQGHAHALNLKESGFDVVVGIRPGKSYDAAKEDGVEVMTVAEAAAAADVIQILLPDERQKAVYEAEIAPHLTAGKALMFAHGFNVHFDQIQPPADVDVFLVAPKGPGHLVRRQFTEGAGVPGLFAIHQDATGNARDIALAYGKGIGSARGGLLETTFAEETVTDLFGEQAVLCGGTTELVKAGFETLVEAGYQPELAYFETLHELKLIVDLMFEGGMATMRYSISDTAEWGDYVSGPRIIDASVKARMKEVLTDIQDGTFAKRWIKENETGRPEYTKFKEAGANHQIEEVGAKLRAMMPFINQGKQKVTVQ comes from the coding sequence ATGTCAAAAATGTATTATGAAAGCGAAATTAACGAAACGGTACTAAAAGGTAAAAAAATCGCAATTATTGGATACGGTTCACAAGGTCATGCACATGCACTTAACTTAAAAGAATCAGGTTTTGATGTAGTAGTTGGGATCCGTCCAGGTAAATCATATGATGCAGCAAAAGAAGATGGTGTAGAAGTAATGACTGTAGCAGAAGCGGCAGCAGCAGCAGATGTTATCCAAATCCTACTTCCAGATGAGCGTCAAAAAGCAGTGTATGAAGCAGAAATCGCTCCGCATTTAACAGCTGGTAAAGCGTTAATGTTTGCACACGGTTTTAACGTTCACTTTGATCAAATCCAACCACCTGCTGACGTAGACGTATTCTTAGTAGCACCAAAAGGCCCAGGTCACCTAGTTCGTCGTCAATTTACTGAAGGTGCAGGCGTACCAGGATTATTCGCAATTCACCAAGATGCAACGGGCAATGCTCGAGATATCGCACTTGCATACGGTAAAGGAATTGGTTCTGCACGTGGTGGTTTACTTGAAACGACATTCGCTGAAGAAACAGTTACAGACCTTTTCGGTGAACAAGCGGTACTTTGCGGTGGTACAACAGAACTAGTGAAAGCTGGTTTCGAAACATTAGTAGAAGCTGGCTACCAACCAGAGCTTGCTTACTTTGAAACATTACACGAACTAAAATTAATTGTTGACCTAATGTTTGAAGGCGGTATGGCAACTATGCGCTACTCAATTTCAGATACAGCAGAGTGGGGAGACTATGTTTCAGGTCCACGCATTATTGATGCATCGGTTAAAGCGCGTATGAAAGAAGTACTGACAGACATTCAAGACGGTACATTCGCAAAACGTTGGATTAAAGAAAATGAAACAGGTCGCCCAGAATATACAAAATTCAAGGAAGCTGGCGCTAACCACCAAATCGAGGAAGTTGGGGCAAAATTACGTGCAATGATGCCATTCATTAACCAAGGGAAACAAAAGGTTACTGTACAATAA
- the ilvN gene encoding acetolactate synthase small subunit, translating to MKRVINVTVINQSGVLNRVTGLLMKRQFNIESITVGHSEQPNFSKMTFVVHVEDESKIEQLIKQLSKQIDVLKVNDITEKAIVLRELALVKVVSPPNLRLEMNSIVEPFRPQVVDTAKNVVTYEVVGHPEKIDAFIELIRPYGIKELTRTGATAAVRETQKVEGPQLSILK from the coding sequence ATGAAACGTGTTATTAACGTAACGGTAATCAATCAAAGTGGCGTGTTGAATCGTGTTACAGGTTTATTAATGAAACGCCAATTTAATATTGAGTCGATTACTGTTGGCCATTCAGAGCAACCAAACTTCTCAAAAATGACATTTGTCGTACATGTAGAAGATGAAAGTAAAATTGAACAATTAATTAAGCAATTATCGAAGCAAATTGATGTGCTAAAGGTCAATGATATTACAGAAAAAGCGATTGTTCTACGTGAGTTGGCCTTAGTAAAGGTCGTATCACCACCGAACTTACGACTTGAAATGAATTCAATTGTTGAACCATTCCGCCCGCAAGTTGTTGATACAGCTAAAAATGTTGTGACGTATGAAGTAGTCGGACATCCAGAAAAAATTGATGCCTTTATCGAATTAATTCGTCCATATGGCATTAAAGAATTAACACGTACTGGCGCAACGGCAGCGGTTCGTGAAACGCAAAAAGTAGAAGGTCCACAATTATCCATTTTAAAATAA